A portion of the Ralstonia nicotianae genome contains these proteins:
- a CDS encoding phytanoyl-CoA dioxygenase family protein: MTTSAPVLAQSHALDAEQQAFFHRHGYLILRALAGPSECAALLAAARAALDAAVPPVELEADVGYAGAPASRDAVGGRTVRRLLDADSRGTPFTDWARDARVATPIAQLIGAPVHLSLAHHNCVMTKHPAFGTATHWHRDSRYWSFARNELVSAWLALVEETVDNGCLWVIPGSHTLDLPAGRFDDKLFLRQDLPENRALIDTARPVPLLPGDVLLFHCNTFHAARANQTGAIKFSLVTTYYGTDNTPLPGTRSSARPDPLVG; the protein is encoded by the coding sequence ATGACCACGTCTGCCCCCGTGCTCGCCCAGTCGCATGCGCTGGATGCCGAGCAGCAAGCCTTTTTCCATCGGCACGGCTACCTGATCCTGCGCGCGCTGGCCGGCCCGTCCGAATGCGCGGCGCTGCTGGCTGCCGCCCGCGCCGCGCTGGACGCTGCGGTGCCGCCGGTCGAGCTGGAGGCCGATGTCGGCTATGCGGGCGCGCCCGCCTCGCGCGATGCCGTGGGTGGCCGGACGGTGCGTCGCCTGCTCGATGCCGATTCGCGCGGCACGCCGTTCACCGATTGGGCCCGCGATGCGCGCGTGGCCACCCCGATCGCCCAGCTGATCGGCGCGCCGGTGCACCTGTCCCTCGCCCATCACAACTGCGTGATGACCAAGCACCCGGCGTTCGGCACCGCCACGCACTGGCACCGCGACAGCCGCTACTGGTCGTTCGCGCGCAACGAGCTGGTGTCGGCCTGGCTGGCGCTGGTGGAGGAAACGGTGGACAACGGCTGCCTGTGGGTCATTCCCGGCAGCCACACGCTCGACCTGCCGGCCGGGCGCTTCGACGACAAGCTGTTCTTGCGCCAGGACCTGCCGGAGAACCGCGCGCTGATCGACACCGCGCGCCCCGTACCGCTGCTGCCCGGCGACGTGCTGCTCTTCCACTGCAACACGTTCCACGCCGCGCGCGCGAATCAGACGGGCGCCATTAAGTTCTCGCTGGTCACGACCTATTATGGAACGGACAACAC